The genomic DNA GGCCGCGATGCGAGAGATCTTCCGGGTGCTCAAGCCCGGTGGACGGGCGGCCATCACGGTGCCGAGCTTCCTGCCCGAACGGATCTGCTGGGCGCTGGACGAGGCCTACCACACCGCCCCCGGCGGGCACGTCCGCATCTACACGCTGGCCGAGCTGAGCGCCAAGCTGAAGTCGGTCGGCCTGGAGATCGGCCCGCACCACCACGCCCACGGACTGCACGCGCCGTACTGGTGGATCAAGTGCGCGGTGGGTGTCAACAACGACGACCACCCGCTGGCCAAGGCGTACCACGAGGTCCTGGTCTGGGACATCATGAAGCGCCCGGCCGCGACCCGGATCGCCGAGGCGGTGCTGAACCCGCTCATCGGCAAGAGCGTGGTGCTCTACGTCCGGAAGCCCGCTTGACCTCGGGGGAGCCCGTGGACCGGGCGCGAACCCGACGCGGTGCGCGGAATGGTCCACTGAGGGACGAAGCAGCCCGCGGAGCGAATGAGGAGCGGTGAGCGACCTGATGGACCGAGACCGGGTCGTCCAGACCGCGCAGAGCATCGCGGCGGTGCAGGAGCCCGACGGCGGCATCCCGTGGCCCGAGGGACACGTGGACGCCTGGAACCACGTCGAGTGCCTGATGGCGATGAGCGTGGCCGGGCTGACCGGGCCGGTCCGCAGGGGCTACGACTGGCTGGTCCGGATGCAGCGCGCCGACGGCTCCTGGCCGATGAAGCTGGTCGGGGGCGAGGCCGTCGAACACGGCGGCGAGTCCAACCACGCCGCCTATGTCGCGGTCGGCGTCTGGCACGAGTTGCTGGTCACCGGGGACGAGGACTTCGCCCGCGAGATGTGGCCGGTCGTCCGCTCGGCGCTGGACTTCGTGGTCGGGCTGCAGACCGACCGGGGTGAGATCGTCTGGGAGCGGGCGGCCGACGGCAGTCCCGCCCGGTACGCCCTGCTGACCGGCTGCGCCTCGATCTACCAGGGGCTGCGCAGCGGGGTGCTGCTGGGTGAGCGGCTGGGTGATCCGCAACCGGACTGGGAGCTCGCGGCCGACGATCTCGGCCACGTGCTCGCCTCGCACCCCGAGGCGTTCGCCGACAAGAGCCGCTTCTCGATGGACTGGTACTACCCGATCCTCGGCGGCGCGGTGCGCGGCCCGGCGGCCCAGGCGCGGCTGGCCGAGGAGTGGGACACGTTCGTGGAGCCGGGGCTCGGCATCCGCTGCGTCTCCGACCAGCCGTGGGTGACCGGCGCCGAGTCGTGCGAGCTCGTGCTCGCGCTGGACGCCCTGGGCGAGCGGGACCGGGCGCTGAAGCTCTTCGCCGACATGCAGCACCTGCGGCACGAGGACGGGTCCTACTGGACCGGCTGGCAGTTCGTCAACGAGAAGTGGTTCCCGCACGAGCGCTCCGCCTACACCGCGGCCGCCGTCGTGCTGGCCGCCGACGCGCTGGCCGGGTACACCACCGCCGCGGGCCTCTTCCGCGACGCGGGCGCCTACGTCACGGACCGTCCCACGGC from Streptosporangium sp. NBC_01756 includes the following:
- a CDS encoding class I SAM-dependent methyltransferase, translating into MLTVDFGRLPVGPGTRVLDLGCGGGRHAFEVLRRGADVVAFDMDAKELEDVASMFVAMDKAGEVPAGATAETVTGDALAMPFEDASFDRVIAAEVLEHIPDDMAAMREIFRVLKPGGRAAITVPSFLPERICWALDEAYHTAPGGHVRIYTLAELSAKLKSVGLEIGPHHHAHGLHAPYWWIKCAVGVNNDDHPLAKAYHEVLVWDIMKRPAATRIAEAVLNPLIGKSVVLYVRKPA
- a CDS encoding prenyltransferase, with protein sequence MDRDRVVQTAQSIAAVQEPDGGIPWPEGHVDAWNHVECLMAMSVAGLTGPVRRGYDWLVRMQRADGSWPMKLVGGEAVEHGGESNHAAYVAVGVWHELLVTGDEDFAREMWPVVRSALDFVVGLQTDRGEIVWERAADGSPARYALLTGCASIYQGLRSGVLLGERLGDPQPDWELAADDLGHVLASHPEAFADKSRFSMDWYYPILGGAVRGPAAQARLAEEWDTFVEPGLGIRCVSDQPWVTGAESCELVLALDALGERDRALKLFADMQHLRHEDGSYWTGWQFVNEKWFPHERSAYTAAAVVLAADALAGYTTAAGLFRDAGAYVTDRPTAACGCSHIPSRT